One window of Alistipes sp. ZOR0009 genomic DNA carries:
- a CDS encoding type I restriction endonuclease: MEFKEQIKQLGDKVVKMKDQIQTEEATKSAFIMPFIQCLGYDVFNPMEVVPEFITDYGAKNIEKVDYAILKEEKPVMIIECKNHSENLDKHYTQIHKYFHLTNARFALLTNGVQYNFFTDLDLSNKMDEKPFFSFDITNPKEQQIKELSKFHKSGFDINTILTSASELKYTNAIKMVLSNEIAKPSPEFVKFFVSRVYEGKATEKVMTQFTELVKRTLDQTFNDIVSDRLMNAINQTKPAKEESQTESQSNETSESKVLTTEDELNGFYIVKSILRTKIDSSRIFYRDSQTYFSIILDDNNRKPICRLWLNSMSKKYLGIFDAEKKETKVEIESLDDIYKYTNELLSTLDNYENDK; encoded by the coding sequence ATGGAATTCAAAGAACAAATCAAACAACTTGGAGATAAAGTTGTAAAGATGAAAGACCAAATTCAAACCGAAGAAGCAACAAAAAGTGCCTTCATCATGCCTTTCATCCAATGTCTAGGGTACGATGTTTTCAACCCAATGGAAGTTGTCCCTGAATTCATAACAGATTACGGCGCAAAAAACATCGAGAAAGTTGACTATGCCATTCTTAAGGAAGAAAAACCTGTAATGATCATAGAATGCAAAAATCACTCAGAAAATCTTGATAAGCATTACACTCAAATCCATAAATATTTTCATCTAACCAATGCCCGATTTGCATTGCTTACCAATGGAGTGCAATATAACTTTTTCACAGACCTTGATCTGTCAAATAAAATGGACGAAAAACCATTTTTCAGCTTCGACATAACAAATCCGAAAGAACAGCAAATAAAAGAACTTTCAAAGTTTCACAAAAGCGGATTCGATATCAATACAATACTAACATCGGCCAGCGAACTTAAATATACCAATGCTATTAAAATGGTTTTAAGTAATGAAATTGCAAAACCATCTCCTGAATTTGTCAAATTCTTTGTAAGTAGAGTCTATGAGGGGAAAGCAACAGAAAAAGTAATGACCCAATTCACCGAACTTGTAAAAAGAACCCTCGATCAAACATTCAATGACATCGTAAGTGATCGGCTAATGAACGCCATCAATCAAACAAAACCAGCCAAAGAAGAAAGTCAAACAGAAAGCCAATCGAACGAAACATCTGAATCAAAAGTTTTAACAACGGAAGATGAATTAAACGGTTTTTATATTGTAAAAAGTATACTACGAACAAAAATTGACTCTTCCAGAATATTTTACAGAGACTCCCAAACATATTTTAGCATAATCCTTGACGACAACAATCGCAAACCAATTTGCAGATTATGGCTCAACAGCATGTCTAAAAAGTACCTTGGAATATTTGATGCAGAAAAGAAAGAGACAAAAGTAGAAATAGAATCACTAGACGATATCTACAAATACACCAACGAACTTCTTTCGACTTTAGACAACTACGAAAACGACAAGTAG
- a CDS encoding DUF4920 domain-containing protein — translation MKKQIALVLAFFCLMGIDAIAQTKKVNADDLISGIDKLAGKKVEVTGKVTHICGVDGKKMKIETPNKSEIMVTLKDKEGKISYNLNGKTVRVTGKVTETRLDEAYISQVEKRQILACSIDKKMCIDSVWVKKQQEKGKAAEISQKGAADLRAKLKNSKKGYISLVKITAEKIEEVK, via the coding sequence ATGAAAAAACAGATAGCCCTAGTGCTGGCATTTTTTTGCCTAATGGGAATAGATGCGATAGCGCAAACAAAAAAGGTAAACGCCGACGATCTCATTAGCGGCATCGACAAGCTAGCTGGAAAAAAGGTAGAGGTAACGGGCAAGGTTACCCATATTTGCGGTGTCGACGGAAAAAAAATGAAGATCGAAACGCCCAACAAGAGCGAAATCATGGTTACGCTAAAGGACAAGGAGGGAAAAATAAGCTACAACCTGAACGGAAAAACCGTGCGGGTTACCGGAAAGGTAACGGAAACTCGGTTAGACGAAGCCTACATCTCTCAGGTCGAAAAGCGGCAGATTCTCGCCTGTAGCATCGACAAAAAGATGTGCATCGACTCTGTATGGGTAAAGAAGCAGCAAGAAAAGGGCAAGGCTGCCGAAATATCGCAAAAGGGGGCGGCCGACCTGCGCGCAAAGCTGAAAAATTCGAAGAAGGGCTACATATCGCTGGTTAAGATTACCGCCGAAAAGATAGAGGAGGTAAAGTAA
- a CDS encoding HAD family hydrolase, which yields MSRGGVIFDFNGTLFWDSEYQETSWDKYLQEHNIELTPEQKREYIHGRNGKDTFEILFNRSMANDEVERRTEEKEVIYRNECLKHAMELAPGAISLLQHLKSEGIPMAIATAAGKSNVDFFIEKFGLLQYFDEKHIIYNDGTVRGKPHPDLFEKAAAALEVDKEKSIIFEDSSSGIQAALRAKAAAVVIVNSTGSRYSEFDLPQISHFDQFNRSLLEVVR from the coding sequence ATGAGCAGAGGTGGAGTCATATTCGATTTCAATGGAACCCTATTCTGGGATTCGGAATACCAAGAAACATCGTGGGATAAGTACCTGCAGGAGCATAACATTGAGCTTACCCCCGAACAAAAGCGCGAGTACATTCACGGTCGCAACGGAAAGGATACCTTCGAGATCCTCTTCAATCGCAGCATGGCGAACGACGAGGTGGAGCGCAGAACCGAAGAAAAGGAGGTAATATACCGCAACGAATGCCTTAAGCATGCAATGGAGCTAGCGCCCGGAGCCATTTCGCTGCTACAACACCTCAAATCGGAGGGCATACCAATGGCCATAGCTACCGCCGCAGGCAAATCAAACGTCGACTTCTTTATAGAAAAGTTTGGGCTGCTCCAGTACTTCGACGAAAAGCATATAATCTACAACGACGGCACCGTAAGGGGCAAGCCCCATCCCGACCTATTCGAGAAAGCTGCCGCAGCGCTGGAGGTAGACAAAGAAAAGTCTATAATCTTCGAAGATTCGAGCTCCGGCATTCAGGCAGCCCTACGGGCAAAGGCCGCAGCCGTAGTAATTGTAAATTCGACAGGCAGCCGCTACAGCGAGTTCGACCTGCCACAAATCTCCCACTTCGACCAGTTCAACAGGTCGCTGCTAGAGGTGGTAAGGTAG
- a CDS encoding DUF4421 family protein: protein MKNCRHIRRAVGLLALIFWNHVSGFSQVDSSYIELHKNEFILKPYLYSNLLGLNLKETEQDKEVTYRSNNPTGIGIGLAHPKLPFGISIGWITGARSENKYVRTKSFDVLFNQYGRKYVLDIFYQQYKGLFSDSRNVLPIKIDCPDLSVFGTGIVGQYVFNGNKFSYQAAFDQNERQIKSAGSLLVGGALHFIRLTADSSFKFDGQKKKSAYQAGVNVGYSYSWVPQKRWLFNGSITLGANLVNNSIKSFFNRNLYVAPTALARATICYNHEKWHAGMAFVTNYIELRDKTNAMVNLNYGRIYFFYVRKFSIQR from the coding sequence ATGAAAAATTGTCGGCACATCAGACGTGCAGTAGGGTTACTCGCACTAATATTTTGGAATCATGTAAGCGGTTTTTCGCAAGTTGATAGCAGCTACATCGAGCTTCATAAAAATGAATTCATACTTAAGCCTTACCTATACAGCAACCTGCTTGGACTAAACCTAAAGGAAACCGAGCAGGACAAGGAGGTAACCTATCGATCCAACAATCCAACAGGTATTGGCATCGGATTGGCCCACCCAAAGCTCCCATTTGGAATATCAATAGGCTGGATTACCGGCGCAAGATCCGAAAACAAGTACGTTCGCACCAAATCGTTCGACGTGCTCTTTAACCAGTACGGCAGAAAGTACGTGCTCGATATATTTTACCAGCAGTACAAGGGATTATTCAGCGATTCGCGAAACGTGCTGCCCATTAAGATAGACTGCCCCGACCTATCGGTTTTCGGAACTGGCATCGTTGGCCAATACGTGTTCAACGGCAATAAATTTTCGTACCAGGCAGCTTTCGATCAGAACGAGCGGCAAATAAAATCGGCCGGAAGCCTTCTGGTGGGCGGCGCGCTGCATTTCATTCGCCTCACAGCCGATAGCTCGTTTAAGTTCGATGGACAAAAAAAGAAGTCGGCCTACCAAGCAGGCGTCAACGTAGGTTACTCCTACAGCTGGGTACCCCAAAAAAGATGGCTCTTTAACGGATCGATCACCTTAGGGGCAAACTTGGTAAACAACAGCATAAAATCTTTCTTTAACCGCAATCTCTACGTGGCCCCAACCGCTTTAGCACGGGCCACCATCTGCTACAACCACGAGAAATGGCATGCCGGAATGGCCTTCGTAACCAACTACATCGAGCTACGCGATAAAACAAACGCCATGGTAAACCTCAACTACGGGCGGATATACTTTTTCTACGTCCGAAAGTTTAGCATACAGCGATAG
- a CDS encoding DUF2007 domain-containing protein, translated as MENWITVISFTYPQEAYLAKAKLESEGIEVTIKDDLTAQVNNFYSNAIGGVKVQVKETDVEQAMQALLEAGYIKEETTPTPSFISEFDKKTSRLPLIGTLTVELRFIILITILIMAIILPVIFLSV; from the coding sequence ATGGAAAATTGGATTACTGTAATATCGTTTACCTACCCACAAGAGGCCTACCTAGCAAAAGCAAAGCTCGAGTCGGAAGGAATTGAAGTAACAATTAAGGACGATTTAACTGCGCAGGTAAATAACTTTTACTCCAACGCCATTGGAGGCGTAAAGGTGCAGGTAAAAGAAACCGACGTAGAACAAGCCATGCAGGCGCTGCTCGAAGCAGGCTACATTAAGGAGGAAACAACACCTACCCCGTCCTTCATTTCGGAGTTCGACAAAAAAACATCAAGATTGCCGCTCATTGGAACGCTAACGGTGGAGCTGCGCTTTATTATACTTATCACCATTTTAATAATGGCCATCATACTCCCAGTTATATTTCTTTCGGTATAA
- a CDS encoding energy transducer TonB, translating into MKKIITLMLCAFTISSFAQKIEYIDDDGIKTQKAKATSLLKIYTDSIRDKSILIKKYNLNEILLEEGYYKKNNHKIKHGETKEYYLNGAIKYKLNYNENRLDGEVFGYDSTGTLRRKDTYKLDSVVTGKCYTSTGKDTSYFPIIVYPRFNGEDRSKIQSFIRLKLEYPIEALQNKKQGVVFVRFTINKEGRVCNAKVVYSNTHSDLLDNEAIRVVNESSIFWEAGYVEGKKADISFAIPIKFQLN; encoded by the coding sequence ATGAAGAAGATCATTACCTTAATGCTTTGCGCATTTACCATCAGCTCTTTTGCACAAAAAATTGAGTATATCGACGATGATGGAATCAAAACACAAAAAGCAAAAGCAACCTCCCTTCTCAAAATTTACACTGATAGCATTCGAGACAAATCAATTCTAATAAAGAAATACAACCTCAATGAAATTTTGCTAGAAGAAGGCTACTACAAAAAGAATAATCATAAAATAAAGCATGGAGAAACAAAAGAGTACTATCTAAATGGTGCCATTAAATACAAATTAAACTATAACGAAAACAGGTTAGATGGAGAGGTATTCGGATACGATTCTACGGGAACCTTACGCCGAAAAGATACCTACAAGTTAGATTCTGTAGTAACAGGGAAATGCTATACATCTACCGGAAAAGACACATCATACTTTCCTATAATAGTATACCCTAGATTTAATGGAGAAGATCGTTCTAAAATACAATCATTTATTAGACTAAAGCTAGAATATCCAATAGAAGCTTTACAAAATAAAAAACAAGGCGTTGTTTTTGTTCGTTTTACCATAAATAAGGAAGGACGAGTTTGTAATGCGAAGGTTGTATATTCCAATACTCACAGCGATTTATTAGATAATGAGGCCATTCGAGTAGTTAATGAATCGTCCATATTTTGGGAAGCTGGGTATGTAGAAGGGAAAAAAGCGGATATATCATTTGCCATTCCCATTAAATTTCAATTGAACTAG
- a CDS encoding alpha/beta hydrolase family protein, with product MTKRITAGLAILLLFCSATAIAIKPDRKYRFYPEHLGLIYRDLDVTTPDKLRIKTWLYPAQDSLSSKEKEQAWENPTKRTYKLLDKRKRPTIIICNGDAANMSWMQYALAGSYIANGYNVVTFDWRGFGESYEWKMNEDYMVYTEFLTDYKSVIEMVKKQPEVDPTRIALMGWSTGAYLSMAAASLDSDIKCFVRQALMTSFDEVMPIIRALPKNKNRQLIVPADYPKELNPIMLAPRFKRPTLLIVGEKDERTPVAMSKSILAMLPGEKEIWIVPKAEHGGANGPMQNFEVYNKKVLEFLNKYL from the coding sequence ATGACAAAAAGAATTACAGCAGGCCTCGCTATCCTACTATTGTTTTGTTCGGCTACCGCAATAGCCATAAAACCCGATAGAAAATATCGGTTTTATCCAGAACACCTAGGGCTGATATATCGCGACCTAGATGTTACAACTCCAGATAAGCTTAGAATAAAAACATGGCTATACCCGGCACAAGATTCGCTAAGCAGCAAGGAAAAAGAGCAAGCGTGGGAAAATCCTACTAAACGAACCTACAAACTGCTCGACAAAAGAAAGCGCCCAACCATAATAATATGTAACGGCGACGCCGCAAACATGAGCTGGATGCAGTACGCGCTTGCCGGGAGCTACATTGCCAACGGATACAACGTCGTAACCTTCGACTGGCGCGGGTTTGGCGAAAGCTACGAGTGGAAGATGAACGAGGACTACATGGTGTACACCGAATTTCTTACCGACTACAAATCGGTGATTGAGATGGTAAAAAAACAGCCAGAGGTTGATCCAACACGCATTGCGCTGATGGGATGGTCGACAGGAGCGTACCTATCAATGGCAGCGGCAAGTCTGGATTCGGACATAAAGTGCTTTGTAAGGCAAGCGCTTATGACATCATTCGATGAGGTGATGCCAATAATCCGCGCGCTGCCAAAAAATAAGAACAGGCAGCTAATAGTGCCAGCAGATTATCCTAAAGAATTAAACCCAATTATGCTAGCACCACGTTTCAAAAGGCCAACATTGCTAATTGTTGGCGAAAAAGATGAGAGAACGCCTGTTGCAATGAGCAAATCCATCCTAGCGATGCTACCTGGAGAAAAAGAAATATGGATTGTACCTAAAGCGGAGCATGGAGGCGCGAACGGACCGATGCAAAACTTCGAGGTTTACAACAAAAAGGTGCTAGAATTTCTCAATAAATACTTATAG
- a CDS encoding TonB-dependent receptor yields the protein MRKLSVIVTLLLVFAALVGSAAIKGGKTISGTVVGVKGEPLVGATVLIEGVGKGATTNGRGFYRIGDVKPGVYTLRFSFVGYQTQQLRVDIKESQALNAVLEVQSVLGDEVVVSATRASKRTPMAFTDLKAYEIKRNNTGGDVAQIFELTPSFVATTESGIGIGNTAFSIRGTDASRINITVDGFPINDPESQQVFFVNMPDVTSSASSVQIQRGVGTSTNGAGAFGATVNFQTGSVSNEPYAEINNYVGSYNSWRGNFLAGTGLINNRFRFDARISRAKSDGYVDRATSDHKSAQVSGSYYGDRSTLKATIIYGEEKTGISWTGVPSSIIGTDRTYNPAGYYKDKNFNTHIYGNETDNYKQSHYLLNYSRKLSEISSLNVGFFFTHGEGFYENYKDSSKVKKYGLKPYDYNGKTYKYNDFVVQKWLDNDNVGSTASFVFTPTANLNFTLGGAVSRFTNDHFGKIKWSEINQGILPDYEWYRSKSTKDDANIYFKTSWQVTDNLNVYGDIQHRYIYYKMKGLDDDVVDISQSHTFNFWNPKMGVFYSLDEKNSMFASFSVANREPTRTDYTDNFKSANKITSERLFDYELGYKYAGSTINLGLNVYYMHYRDQLVLTGKLNDVGYPIRQNVPTSYRRGVELMAGVKILDNLRWEGNLTLSQNKIKDFVYSVELSDLNPDGTWVNYEIKDYHLGTTRISFSPDVIGASQLTFEPFRNFNIILTSKYVGRQYYDNSENASRMLKAYFVNNLKVGYDFSVAGVKNIGVQVGVNNLLNEKYIANAWVYRAEFRNAPDYIEDGLFPQAVRNYWCRLSLRF from the coding sequence ATGCGCAAGTTAAGCGTAATCGTTACGCTGCTTTTGGTTTTTGCCGCTCTGGTAGGTTCGGCAGCCATTAAAGGCGGAAAAACAATCTCTGGAACAGTTGTTGGAGTAAAGGGAGAGCCTCTGGTTGGGGCTACCGTGCTAATCGAAGGTGTTGGTAAGGGAGCTACCACCAACGGTCGTGGGTTTTATCGCATTGGTGATGTAAAACCAGGTGTATATACCCTTCGATTTAGCTTTGTTGGCTATCAAACACAGCAGCTTCGTGTCGACATTAAGGAGAGTCAGGCTTTAAACGCGGTGCTAGAGGTGCAATCGGTTCTTGGCGACGAGGTGGTGGTATCCGCTACTCGTGCATCAAAGCGAACTCCAATGGCATTTACCGATCTTAAGGCTTACGAGATAAAAAGAAACAATACAGGAGGCGATGTTGCTCAAATATTTGAGCTAACACCCTCTTTTGTGGCCACCACCGAGAGCGGAATAGGTATCGGTAACACCGCATTTAGTATTCGTGGTACCGATGCAAGCCGCATCAACATTACCGTTGATGGTTTTCCCATTAACGACCCCGAGTCGCAGCAGGTTTTCTTTGTTAACATGCCCGACGTAACCTCTTCTGCTAGCAGCGTGCAAATTCAGCGTGGTGTTGGAACGTCAACCAACGGTGCAGGAGCATTTGGTGCTACCGTAAACTTCCAAACAGGCTCTGTTAGCAACGAACCTTATGCCGAGATTAACAACTACGTGGGTTCTTACAACTCGTGGCGCGGAAATTTTTTAGCGGGCACGGGATTAATTAACAACCGCTTCCGTTTTGACGCCCGCATCTCTCGTGCTAAGAGCGATGGCTATGTTGATAGGGCTACTTCTGACCATAAATCGGCTCAGGTGTCTGGTTCTTACTACGGCGATCGTAGTACGCTTAAGGCCACCATAATTTATGGAGAAGAGAAAACCGGAATTAGCTGGACGGGCGTTCCCAGCTCTATTATTGGTACAGACAGAACCTATAATCCTGCCGGATATTATAAGGATAAGAATTTCAACACCCACATTTACGGAAACGAAACCGATAACTACAAGCAATCGCACTATCTGCTTAACTACTCTCGTAAGTTGTCTGAAATATCAAGCCTGAATGTCGGTTTCTTTTTTACTCATGGCGAAGGATTTTACGAGAATTATAAGGATAGCTCAAAGGTTAAGAAGTACGGGTTGAAGCCTTACGATTACAATGGTAAAACATACAAGTACAACGATTTTGTTGTGCAAAAATGGTTGGATAACGACAATGTGGGATCAACAGCCTCCTTTGTTTTTACTCCAACGGCCAACTTGAACTTCACTTTAGGCGGTGCAGTTAGCCGATTTACCAATGATCATTTTGGAAAGATTAAATGGTCGGAGATTAACCAAGGTATTTTGCCCGATTACGAGTGGTATCGTAGCAAGTCAACCAAGGATGATGCCAATATTTACTTTAAAACGTCATGGCAGGTAACCGACAATCTAAACGTTTATGGCGATATTCAGCACCGCTACATTTACTACAAAATGAAGGGGCTTGACGACGATGTTGTTGATATTTCCCAAAGCCATACATTCAATTTTTGGAATCCTAAGATGGGGGTTTTTTATTCTCTTGATGAAAAAAACAGCATGTTCGCCTCTTTTTCGGTAGCCAATCGCGAACCAACTCGCACCGACTATACCGATAACTTTAAATCTGCCAATAAAATTACTTCAGAACGTCTTTTCGATTACGAACTTGGGTATAAATATGCAGGAAGTACAATAAATTTGGGTCTCAATGTTTACTATATGCACTATCGCGATCAGCTTGTTCTTACGGGTAAACTAAATGATGTGGGATATCCAATTCGCCAAAATGTTCCTACCAGTTATCGCCGTGGAGTTGAGTTAATGGCTGGCGTTAAGATTTTAGACAACCTAAGATGGGAGGGAAATTTGACGCTTAGCCAGAATAAAATTAAAGACTTCGTCTATTCCGTGGAGTTGTCTGATTTGAATCCAGATGGGACGTGGGTAAACTATGAGATTAAGGACTACCATTTGGGAACTACCCGCATTTCTTTTTCTCCTGATGTGATTGGTGCAAGCCAACTTACATTTGAGCCGTTCCGAAACTTTAATATTATACTCACCTCTAAGTATGTTGGACGTCAGTACTACGATAATTCGGAGAATGCAAGCAGAATGCTAAAGGCTTACTTTGTGAATAATCTAAAAGTTGGTTACGATTTCTCGGTTGCTGGAGTTAAAAATATAGGAGTTCAAGTTGGTGTAAATAACCTGTTGAATGAGAAGTATATTGCTAATGCTTGGGTTTATCGTGCTGAGTTCAGAAATGCGCCAGACTATATTGAGGACGGCTTATTCCCTCAAGCAGTGCGTAACTATTGGTGCCGCTTATCGCTACGCTTCTAA
- a CDS encoding DUF2628 domain-containing protein — protein sequence MKQEHFEAFVKTSTEYYTNKLEQYEQGKKFTFNLHAFLFSIFWFAYRKMYLHAFLISVLITLVSITEEKIVGYYGIYDDAQIKSIDLICNICLAITYGFTANYLYIKHAIKKVGEVAQNFEGDESLLHQALERKGGTNSLIVTILILIGIICSIITASVAG from the coding sequence ATGAAGCAAGAACACTTCGAAGCATTCGTAAAAACATCCACAGAATACTACACCAACAAGCTGGAGCAGTACGAGCAGGGTAAAAAATTTACGTTTAACCTCCACGCATTTCTTTTCTCCATATTCTGGTTTGCCTACCGCAAAATGTACCTACACGCATTCCTTATTTCTGTGCTAATTACATTAGTAAGCATCACCGAAGAGAAAATAGTTGGGTACTACGGCATTTATGACGATGCCCAAATAAAAAGCATCGATCTTATATGCAATATTTGTTTGGCAATTACCTACGGTTTTACGGCCAACTACCTGTACATTAAGCATGCCATAAAAAAAGTTGGAGAGGTAGCCCAAAATTTCGAGGGCGACGAAAGCTTGCTACACCAAGCCCTAGAAAGAAAAGGAGGAACTAACAGCCTTATTGTAACAATACTTATTTTGATAGGCATCATTTGTAGCATCATAACCGCATCGGTTGCCGGATAG